The Thermobispora bispora DSM 43833 genome window below encodes:
- a CDS encoding NAD(P)H-quinone dehydrogenase, with protein MTRIAIIGGGPGGYEAALVAAQLGAKVTVIEQDGPGGACVLSDCVPSKTLIATSVRKQALLDAASLGVRFSGGPDGDAGHVLADMPLVNRRVKELARAQSEDIAKRLAAEGVDVIEGRGRLVDPQRIRVGDQTIRADVVIVATGAHPRVLPGAEPDGERILTWRQLYDLDELPEHLIVVGSGVTGAEFAGAYRSLGSEVTLISSRDRMMPNEDADAAEVLEAVYRRRGMNVLGRSRAASVRRTADGVVVTLEDGRVAEGTHCLMTVGMVPNTAGLGLEDNGIRLDRNGFIEVDKVSRTSAPGVYAAGDCTGVMMLASVAAMQGRIAVWHALGEAVEPIRLATVASNIFTDPEIASVGVTQRQVDSGQVDAKVVKLPLATNARAKMQGFLDGFVKLFCRPNTGIVLGGVVVAPRASELILAVSTAVRNRLTVDQLAHTFAVYPSLSGSITEAARRLMSREAAFL; from the coding sequence GTGACGAGGATTGCGATCATTGGTGGCGGTCCGGGGGGGTATGAGGCGGCGCTCGTCGCCGCGCAGCTCGGTGCGAAGGTCACGGTCATCGAACAGGACGGCCCCGGCGGCGCGTGCGTGCTCAGCGACTGCGTGCCGTCCAAGACGCTGATCGCCACCTCTGTTCGCAAGCAGGCCCTGCTCGACGCGGCCTCCCTCGGCGTCCGGTTCAGCGGCGGACCCGACGGCGACGCCGGGCACGTGCTCGCCGACATGCCTCTGGTGAACCGGCGGGTGAAGGAGCTGGCCCGCGCGCAGTCGGAGGACATCGCCAAACGGCTCGCCGCCGAGGGCGTCGACGTCATCGAGGGCAGGGGCCGGCTCGTCGACCCCCAGCGGATCAGGGTGGGAGATCAGACGATCCGCGCGGACGTGGTCATCGTGGCCACCGGCGCCCACCCCCGCGTGCTGCCCGGGGCGGAGCCGGACGGGGAGCGCATCCTCACCTGGCGGCAGCTCTACGACCTCGACGAGCTGCCCGAGCACCTGATCGTGGTCGGCTCCGGGGTCACCGGTGCGGAGTTCGCGGGCGCGTACCGCTCGCTCGGCTCGGAGGTCACGCTGATCTCCTCGCGCGACCGGATGATGCCGAACGAGGACGCCGACGCCGCCGAGGTGCTCGAGGCCGTCTACCGCCGCCGCGGCATGAACGTCCTCGGCAGGTCGCGCGCCGCCTCGGTCCGGCGCACCGCCGACGGGGTGGTGGTCACCCTGGAGGACGGCCGGGTCGCCGAGGGCACCCACTGCCTCATGACCGTCGGCATGGTCCCGAACACCGCCGGCCTGGGGCTGGAGGACAACGGCATCCGGCTCGACCGGAACGGGTTCATCGAGGTCGACAAGGTGTCCCGGACCTCGGCGCCGGGCGTCTACGCCGCCGGGGACTGCACCGGGGTGATGATGCTCGCGTCCGTCGCCGCGATGCAGGGCCGGATCGCGGTCTGGCACGCGCTCGGCGAGGCGGTGGAGCCGATCCGGCTGGCCACGGTCGCGTCCAACATCTTCACCGACCCGGAGATCGCCTCCGTGGGGGTGACCCAGCGGCAGGTCGACTCCGGGCAGGTGGACGCGAAGGTGGTCAAGCTGCCCCTCGCCACCAACGCGCGGGCGAAGATGCAGGGGTTCCTCGACGGGTTCGTGAAGCTGTTCTGCCGGCCGAACACCGGCATCGTGCTGGGCGGCGTGGTGGTGGCGCCGCGCGCGTCGGAGCTGATCCTCGCCGTGTCCACCGCGGTGCGGAACCGGCTCACCGTGGACCAGCTCGCCCACACCTTCGCCGTCTACCCCTCGCTCTCCGGTTCGATCACCGAGGCCGCCCGCCGGCTCATGTCCCGCGAGGCGGCCTTCCTCTGA